The DNA region GTGATACACCCGGTCGGCGAGCAGCGGGATCAAGGACTTGGGCTGCGGCAGCACGGCGACCGGCGCCGCGGCTACCGATGAGCCCGCTCCGTCCCCGTCCGGCAAGCCTGTCGGAGAGCTCGCCGCGGTCAGCGCGCGTTCCTCGCCCGCCGGGTCGGTGAGCACAGCCAGCGCTCCCTGTGCCAGTGCCTCGGCGACGAAGTCGGCACCGTGCCGGCTGGCACCGGGCACCGCGACGTACAGGTCGCCCGGCTGCACCAGTCGCGAGTCTGCGGTGACTCCGGTGAACCGCAGCTCCCCCGCGGCACCGGTCGAACTCACCGGGACGACGTCGGCTCCCAGCAGCTCGAACCAGCTGAGACCGGCCAGCCCGGTCGGCCGCAGGCTCGGCGCGCCGTTCACCAGGAGATCGGCTTCGGCTTCAGCACTGCCTTCTTGGACGGCGCCACCGAATAGCGCGGCAGCGCGTACTGCATGATGTCGCGGAAGACCGGGGCGGCGACCTGGGTGCCGGTCGGATCGCCCTTCTTCGGGTTGTTGACCACCACATAGGTGATGATCTGCGGATCCTTCAGCGGGGCGAAACCGACGTAGGAGGTGATATAGCCCTGGTAGCCCCTCGCGGTGCCTCGCTGCGCGGTGCCGGTCTTGCCGCCGCTGGTGTAGCCGTCCAGCCGCAACGAGTACTTGCCGGTGCTCGAGTTGTCGACCACCGCGCGCATCAGGTCACGGATGTGTGCCGAGGTCGTCGTCGACACGATCCGGCGCGGCTCTCGGACCGGAAGCGCGACCTGCTTGCCGTCGGAGTCGGTAGCCGACTTGATGATCGTCGGTGGGTTGTAGACACCGCCATTGAGCAGTCCGGCGATCGCCGAGACCTCCTGGATCCCGGTCACCGCCAGCCCCTGACCGAACGCGACCCGGTCGCGTGTCATCGGCTCCATGTCCGCGTCCGGCAGCGTGCCGAGGCTTTCACCAGGCAGTTCGATCCCGGTCTTCTTCCCGAGTCCGAATTTCGCCAGATAGTCGTGCAACTGATCGATCGGCATCTGCCGAGCCAGCATCGCGGTGCCGATGTTGGACGACTTCGCGATCACCCCGCGCATGTTCAAGCGATAGTCGTCAGAGTGCTCGAAGTGGTCCTTGATCAGGTACGGGCCCGACGGCAGCCGGTTCGGGATGCTCACCCGGGTGCCCTCCCCCGCATGACCCGACTCCAGCAGCGCGGCCGAGGTGAGGATCTTCTGCACGCTGCCCGGTTCGTACGGCGCGGTGACCGCCTGCAGGTTGCGGTGTTTCTTCAGCGACGACTTGGGATCGTTCGAGTCGTACGTCGGCGCCTGGGCCAGCGCCAAGATCTCGCCGGTCTTGATGTTCATGGTGATGGCGAAGCCGAAGTCGGCCTTGGCCTTCTTCACCTGCTGCGCCACCCGCCGCTGTGCCACCCACTGCAGTTCGGAGTCCAGGGTCAGCTGGTAGTCGTAGCCGTTCTGGGCCGGGGTGATCTTGCTGTCGCCGAGCGGGATCTTGCTGCCGTTGGGCGCGCTCTCGTACTCCTCCTGCCCTTCGACGCCTGCCAGCTGACTCTGCAACGAGCTCTCCAGCCCTGCCTTGCCGGTCCCGTCGCCATCGACGAAGCCGACGATCGGCCCGGCCAGCGAGCCGGCCGGGTAGGTGCGGATCGGGTCGCTCTCCCGGAAGACCCCGTACAGGTTCTGTTCGGCCAGCGCCGCTGCCATCCGGGTGTACGTCATCGCCGGCACCTGCTTCTTCAGGTACACGAAGTGCGTGTCCCGCTTGGTGAGCAGCGGCAGCAGCTCCTCGACCGTCATGCCGAGATAGGGCGCGATCACGACGGCGAAGGCACCAGGCTGCTTACCGGTCAGGGACGGGTCGGCGGTCACGGCGACGGCGGGCTCAGTGGCCGCCAGGACTGTGCCGTTGCGGTCGGTGATGTCACCCCGGGAGGGCAGCAGCGGCATCCGCTGGGTCAGCGCCGCCGCGGACTCGGCCGCGTACGCCGACGAGTCGAATCCCTGCAGTTGCAGCAGCCGACCGGCGCACAACGACATCGCCACCGCGAGCATGATCAAGACGACGTGCAGGCGATGCGTGCCGTCGGCCAGCGGCACCCGGCGGATCCTCCGGCGCCGGCGGGCGGCCGTCGAGGTCCGAGCTTTGCCGCCATCGCGGAGCCGGCGATCGGTCTGGCTGTCGCTTCGGCGGTGCCGCGCGGCGGCCGGCTTCGCCGATTCCCGCAGTGGTCGTCCGGGAGCCATCAGTTGCCGCCGTTCCGCTTCTTGGCCTGCTTCGCCTTCTTGGCCTTCTCGGCGGCTTTGGCCTTCTTCGCCTTGGCCTCGGCCGCGATCTTCTTCGCGGCTGCCTCCAGCGCCGCAGCCTCCGCCTTGGCTTTGGCCTTGGCTTCCGCCTTGGCCTCGGCGGCAGCCTTCTTCTTGGCGGCTGCTTCCGCCTTCGC from Microlunatus phosphovorus NM-1 includes:
- a CDS encoding peptidoglycan D,D-transpeptidase FtsI family protein; protein product: MAPGRPLRESAKPAAARHRRSDSQTDRRLRDGGKARTSTAARRRRRIRRVPLADGTHRLHVVLIMLAVAMSLCAGRLLQLQGFDSSAYAAESAAALTQRMPLLPSRGDITDRNGTVLAATEPAVAVTADPSLTGKQPGAFAVVIAPYLGMTVEELLPLLTKRDTHFVYLKKQVPAMTYTRMAAALAEQNLYGVFRESDPIRTYPAGSLAGPIVGFVDGDGTGKAGLESSLQSQLAGVEGQEEYESAPNGSKIPLGDSKITPAQNGYDYQLTLDSELQWVAQRRVAQQVKKAKADFGFAITMNIKTGEILALAQAPTYDSNDPKSSLKKHRNLQAVTAPYEPGSVQKILTSAALLESGHAGEGTRVSIPNRLPSGPYLIKDHFEHSDDYRLNMRGVIAKSSNIGTAMLARQMPIDQLHDYLAKFGLGKKTGIELPGESLGTLPDADMEPMTRDRVAFGQGLAVTGIQEVSAIAGLLNGGVYNPPTIIKSATDSDGKQVALPVREPRRIVSTTTSAHIRDLMRAVVDNSSTGKYSLRLDGYTSGGKTGTAQRGTARGYQGYITSYVGFAPLKDPQIITYVVVNNPKKGDPTGTQVAAPVFRDIMQYALPRYSVAPSKKAVLKPKPISW